The Bacteroidota bacterium genome contains a region encoding:
- a CDS encoding endonuclease MutS2, producing the protein MGHFDQALEKLEFDKILKRILRYASSDPGRDLVSRITLLTSLEQVRCELQRVNELKKLLEQESALPLDGIYPTREAVAKSSIDGTVLTPKELWHTLSTLRAARVLRQFIGKRREAYPLLWEIAEPLHIDRVLEYNLDQAIDENGNVKGDASKELLSIRRTLADKYEETKKRLATILRNVADLGFAQDEIITTREGRMVIPVKAEHKNRVHGFIHSASASGATVFIEPSDTLDLNNEIRNLQFQEQREIERILRELTIQVGHIRDQLLANSAILAELDLLHAKAKYSIEILGVAPEVTETGPLKFVEARHPILLQSHGRDGTVPLNLELGSSYNTLVISGPNAGGKSVAMKSVGLLTLMAQCGMHIPASDQSVLRIFKDMFVDIGDEQSIENDLSTFSSHLRNLKAIDEQAGSNSLVLIDEIGSGTDPAEGGAIAAAILESLTKRGTYTIATTHHSSLKVFAHNTEGVENGAMEFDQTTLTPTFKFTPAIPGSSYALEMAQRIGLKEDMLSRSREFMGHHQARLEQLIANLELSAQKYRNQLYDVRAEKSRLDSLVLEYESKLSSLASELKELKRKAVEEAKGIVDNANALIERSIREIKERSADKESVRAVREEVKKVQDEIEIATLRQEEAMPKSDFLEIGSAVRLSGGVETGEVAGLSPDGKSAIVLFGSLKMKVPTKDLVMAKKIRSTSFRPSAIESEKPAEVVRDIDLRGMTSEEAVPLVDKFIDTAILTGLHRVDIIHGKGTGALRKKVTEFLSHHPRVKSYRLAEWNEGGSGATVVELADA; encoded by the coding sequence ATGGGACATTTTGATCAGGCTTTGGAGAAGTTGGAGTTCGATAAGATTCTCAAGAGGATTCTACGGTATGCTTCGTCCGATCCAGGTCGCGACTTGGTTTCCAGAATTACCCTGCTGACTTCACTTGAGCAAGTACGATGTGAGTTACAAAGAGTCAATGAGTTAAAGAAATTGCTTGAACAAGAATCTGCTCTGCCGCTCGACGGGATCTATCCGACAAGGGAGGCAGTAGCGAAATCGTCTATTGACGGAACAGTTCTTACGCCAAAAGAACTGTGGCACACGCTGTCTACGCTCCGCGCGGCCCGTGTTCTTCGGCAGTTCATCGGCAAGCGTCGCGAAGCGTACCCGTTGCTCTGGGAAATAGCGGAACCCCTCCACATAGATCGCGTGCTTGAATACAATCTTGATCAAGCAATTGACGAAAATGGCAATGTGAAGGGAGATGCCTCCAAGGAGTTGCTTAGCATTCGCAGAACCCTGGCGGACAAGTATGAAGAAACAAAGAAGCGCCTTGCAACCATTTTGAGGAATGTCGCCGATCTTGGTTTTGCTCAGGATGAGATCATCACAACGAGAGAAGGGAGGATGGTCATTCCTGTTAAGGCGGAGCATAAAAACCGGGTTCATGGTTTCATTCATAGTGCTTCCGCCAGCGGAGCGACGGTTTTCATTGAACCGTCTGACACGTTGGATTTAAACAACGAAATTCGCAATCTCCAGTTTCAGGAGCAACGAGAGATCGAGCGAATTTTACGTGAGTTGACAATACAGGTGGGACACATACGTGATCAGTTGCTAGCTAACTCTGCTATTTTGGCTGAGTTAGACCTCTTGCATGCAAAGGCAAAATACTCTATCGAAATCTTGGGTGTAGCTCCGGAAGTTACAGAGACAGGTCCTCTAAAGTTCGTTGAGGCGCGGCATCCTATCCTTCTACAATCGCACGGGCGGGATGGAACGGTTCCGCTCAATCTGGAGCTCGGAAGCTCCTACAATACGCTTGTCATCAGCGGCCCGAATGCCGGGGGTAAGAGTGTCGCGATGAAGTCTGTTGGCTTGCTTACACTGATGGCTCAGTGCGGTATGCACATTCCGGCATCCGATCAATCTGTGCTCCGCATTTTCAAAGACATGTTTGTTGATATCGGGGATGAACAATCAATCGAAAACGACCTCAGCACGTTCAGTTCACATCTCCGCAATTTGAAAGCAATCGACGAACAGGCCGGATCGAACTCACTTGTGTTGATTGATGAGATTGGTTCAGGTACAGATCCGGCCGAGGGAGGCGCAATTGCTGCTGCAATCCTCGAATCTCTGACGAAGCGCGGCACCTATACAATTGCGACAACGCATCACAGTTCACTCAAGGTCTTCGCCCATAATACCGAAGGGGTTGAGAATGGGGCAATGGAATTTGACCAAACGACACTCACGCCAACCTTCAAGTTCACGCCTGCAATCCCCGGAAGTAGTTATGCATTGGAAATGGCTCAACGTATTGGTCTCAAAGAAGATATGCTCTCTCGCTCACGGGAATTTATGGGACATCATCAGGCACGGCTTGAACAGTTGATTGCGAATCTCGAACTCTCAGCTCAAAAATACAGAAATCAACTTTACGACGTTAGGGCTGAGAAATCCCGCCTCGATTCACTCGTCCTGGAATACGAATCGAAGCTCTCGTCTCTGGCGTCCGAACTTAAGGAACTGAAGCGTAAAGCTGTCGAGGAGGCCAAAGGAATAGTCGACAACGCAAACGCCCTGATCGAGCGGAGCATACGAGAGATCAAGGAACGTTCTGCAGACAAGGAATCGGTTCGGGCTGTGAGGGAGGAGGTCAAAAAGGTGCAGGACGAAATCGAAATCGCCACTCTTCGACAAGAAGAAGCCATGCCCAAATCCGATTTTCTCGAAATCGGCTCTGCCGTAAGATTATCCGGCGGTGTCGAGACAGGCGAGGTTGCCGGCTTGAGCCCTGATGGCAAGAGTGCGATCGTTCTTTTCGGAAGCTTAAAGATGAAGGTTCCCACAAAGGATCTCGTCATGGCGAAAAAGATTCGTTCAACCTCATTCCGCCCCTCGGCAATCGAATCGGAAAAGCCTGCGGAGGTTGTCAGAGATATCGACCTGCGAGGAATGACCAGCGAAGAGGCG
- a CDS encoding GatB/YqeY domain-containing protein, giving the protein MGLTEKISEDIKSAMKSGERLRLETLRTLRAVLMEKAIELRGSGRVMTPDDEISTLTSAAKKRRESIQQFGAAGRTELVEQETAELDIIAEYLPKQMSEEEIRHVIERIIDSSGASSPADFGKIMPLVMKELKGKADGKIIQQLVKNRLG; this is encoded by the coding sequence ATGGGGCTGACCGAGAAGATCAGCGAGGATATTAAATCTGCTATGAAGAGCGGAGAACGGCTCCGCCTTGAGACGCTCCGTACCCTTCGTGCTGTGCTGATGGAGAAGGCAATCGAGCTTCGCGGCAGCGGAAGGGTGATGACACCGGACGATGAAATTTCGACACTAACGAGTGCCGCCAAGAAGCGGAGAGAATCAATTCAACAGTTCGGTGCCGCAGGACGTACAGAGCTTGTCGAGCAGGAGACTGCTGAACTCGACATCATTGCAGAGTATCTTCCAAAACAAATGTCCGAAGAAGAAATCCGGCACGTGATTGAGCGAATCATTGACTCAAGCGGAGCATCGTCGCCCGCCGATTTTGGGAAGATCATGCCGTTGGTTATGAAGGAACTCAAAGGAAAAGCCGACGGCAAGATCATTCAGCAACTCGTCAAAAACAGGCTTGGTTAG
- a CDS encoding Rieske (2Fe-2S) protein: MARFEQGGNVHSRREFVVNACKVGSVLALHGSVAQFFVACKSDDNPNAPALPVVQGTLAGGTVTVSIPAGSALAVVGNAALVQFSGGALLVAHVSQDSFVALTATCTHEACTITGFQEQTYVCPCHGSRFRTNGQVAQGPASSALRTYQTQFANEELTIFL; this comes from the coding sequence ATGGCAAGATTTGAACAGGGAGGGAACGTTCACTCGCGTAGAGAATTTGTTGTAAATGCGTGCAAAGTGGGGTCGGTTTTGGCACTGCACGGTTCTGTAGCGCAGTTTTTTGTTGCATGCAAGAGTGATGACAATCCGAATGCGCCTGCGTTGCCGGTAGTTCAGGGCACGTTGGCGGGGGGGACAGTAACTGTTTCCATCCCTGCCGGTTCGGCACTTGCAGTCGTCGGCAATGCGGCGTTAGTACAGTTCAGCGGCGGTGCGTTGCTTGTTGCACACGTATCCCAAGATTCGTTTGTAGCGCTGACAGCCACGTGTACTCATGAAGCATGCACGATAACAGGGTTTCAAGAACAAACGTATGTGTGTCCGTGCCACGGGTCACGATTTCGCACGAACGGACAGGTGGCGCAGGGTCCCGCTTCCTCAGCACTCCGAACATACCAAACTCAATTCGCAAACGAGGAGCTTACGATATTTCTGTAA